A genomic segment from Thermodesulfobacteriota bacterium encodes:
- a CDS encoding efflux RND transporter periplasmic adaptor subunit, whose translation MSISHTAPPERPFGQKLLRAFLAYGVPALVILLLILVFIIRKANVEARRRAELGQEQATVNVVTYTTAPRTISDRINLPGTIGAWVRLNVVSQVAGEVFEKNAREGAVIKKNEQLAVIDSRKYQNTRDGAYASLESALATQQRLTELYNEQLARKSDLDAADAAVENYRAALETAALDLDRCVIRAPISGIINRVFIEVGQVINPNQEVAEILQIDPVKVTVGIPETDMPAVRGLSEFSVTIAALSGKTVTGRKHFLSKTADPMARLYDLEILLDNPDAQILPDMFARVDVVKQTVDNAVVLPLYVVTSNAVNTVMVEKDGVAHLREVGLGIVEGFNVQITSGLDFGEQVIVVGQKQVADGQKVTVTRTVADPAMVMQ comes from the coding sequence ATGAGCATATCTCACACCGCACCGCCGGAGAGGCCATTCGGCCAAAAACTGCTGCGGGCCTTCCTGGCCTATGGCGTTCCCGCGCTGGTGATTCTTCTGCTGATCCTTGTTTTTATCATCCGGAAAGCGAACGTGGAGGCCCGGCGGCGGGCCGAACTGGGTCAGGAACAGGCCACGGTCAACGTGGTCACCTACACGACGGCCCCCCGGACCATCTCCGACCGCATCAACCTGCCCGGCACCATCGGCGCCTGGGTGCGGCTCAACGTGGTTTCCCAGGTGGCCGGCGAGGTGTTTGAAAAAAACGCCCGCGAAGGGGCCGTGATAAAAAAGAACGAACAACTGGCGGTCATCGATTCCCGCAAATACCAGAACACCCGCGACGGGGCCTACGCCTCTTTAGAGTCGGCCCTGGCCACCCAGCAGCGGCTGACCGAGCTTTACAATGAACAGCTGGCCAGAAAGTCGGACCTGGACGCGGCCGACGCGGCCGTGGAAAATTATCGGGCCGCCCTGGAGACCGCGGCCCTGGACCTGGACCGGTGCGTCATCCGGGCCCCGATTTCCGGCATCATCAACCGGGTTTTTATCGAAGTGGGCCAGGTGATAAACCCCAACCAGGAGGTGGCCGAAATCCTGCAGATCGACCCGGTCAAGGTGACCGTGGGCATTCCCGAAACGGATATGCCGGCGGTGCGCGGCCTGAGCGAATTCTCCGTGACCATCGCCGCCCTGAGCGGCAAAACAGTGACCGGCCGAAAGCATTTTCTGTCCAAAACCGCCGATCCCATGGCCCGGCTTTACGATCTTGAAATTCTGCTGGACAACCCGGATGCCCAGATCCTGCCGGACATGTTCGCCCGGGTGGACGTGGTCAAGCAGACCGTGGACAACGCGGTGGTGCTGCCGCTTTACGTCGTCACCTCCAATGCCGTGAACACCGTCATGGTGGAAAAGGACGGGGTGGCCCATCTCCGGGAGGTCGGCCTGGGCATCGTGGAAGGATTCAACGTTCAGATCACATCCGGCCTTGACTTCGGCGAGCAGGTCATTGTCGTGGGCCAGAAACAGGTGGCCGACGGCCAGAAGGTCACCGTCACCCGGACCGTCGCCGACCCGGCCATGGTAATGCAATGA
- a CDS encoding class I SAM-dependent methyltransferase: protein MVTADFSRLRVKPGSKILDIGCGEGRHVCAAYRLKNVTVVGADLNFNSLQEARKRLQFHDQLGEHGGGAWGLLQTDITRLPFPDGYFDLVICSEVLEHIPQDEAAMREIIRVVKPGRDLVVSVPRYFPERICWALSDEYFNVNQGHVRIYRQGQLIRRLESLGVKPYARHFAHSLHSPYWWLKCLVGPTRTDSLPVNLYHRFLTWDIMKRPKITRAASRLLNPVLGKSLVLYFKKPAAVLPR from the coding sequence GTGGTTACCGCTGATTTCAGCCGGCTGAGGGTCAAGCCGGGATCCAAGATCCTGGATATCGGTTGCGGCGAGGGACGCCACGTCTGCGCCGCCTACCGGTTAAAAAACGTCACCGTGGTGGGCGCGGACCTGAATTTCAATTCCCTGCAAGAGGCCAGAAAAAGGCTTCAGTTTCACGACCAGCTCGGCGAACACGGCGGCGGCGCCTGGGGCCTGCTCCAGACCGACATCACCCGCCTGCCGTTCCCGGACGGGTATTTTGACCTGGTCATCTGTTCGGAGGTGCTGGAGCACATCCCCCAGGACGAGGCTGCCATGCGGGAGATCATCCGGGTGGTCAAGCCGGGGCGGGACCTGGTGGTCAGCGTTCCCCGATATTTCCCCGAGCGCATCTGCTGGGCCCTGTCGGACGAGTACTTCAACGTCAACCAGGGCCATGTCCGCATCTACCGGCAGGGGCAGTTGATCCGGCGCCTGGAGAGCCTGGGGGTGAAACCGTACGCCCGGCACTTTGCCCACAGCCTGCATTCGCCCTACTGGTGGCTCAAATGCCTGGTGGGACCCACCCGGACGGACAGCCTGCCGGTCAACCTCTACCACCGGTTTTTGACCTGGGATATCATGAAGCGGCCGAAAATCACCCGGGCCGCCAGCCGGCTGCTCAATCCGGTCCTGGGCAAGAGCCTGGTGCTCTATTTCAAGAAACCGGCGGCGGTCCTGCCGCGATAA
- the mpl gene encoding UDP-N-acetylmuramate:L-alanyl-gamma-D-glutamyl-meso-diaminopimelate ligase: MLAPEQNRIPDNVRRVHLIAACGTAMAALACMLQELGYAVTGSDRNVYPPMSVLLADRGIAVASGFSGDNLAYGPDLVVVGNAVSRDNPEVIKTGEMNLPYCSMPQAINHFAAAGRKILMVCGTHGKTTTSSLLAGILHSAGFDPSFVIGGVVKDFGGNYRLGKGPHMVIEGDEYDTAFFDKGSKFLHYPAVATILTSVEFDHADIFADLDAVKKSFDRLLSGLPSESTVFAFDDDKNIDELVGNRSCRIVRYGRKEDSDWRLGRVTARTGRTDFEIIRSGRLVGEYTSPLSGRHNLYNALAAFACAEMVGVPHDAIGRALAGFGGVKRRQEVRGIKNGITVMDDFAHHPTAVTETLAGIRSFYPDARLIAVFEPRTNTSMRNVFQAEYARAFDAADLVCVSRPPLPEKVPEGQRFSSDQLAADLAARGKEAHVFKNADEIVDFLVPRARPGDLILVMSNGGFDNIHEKLLSRL, from the coding sequence ATGCTCGCGCCCGAACAAAACAGAATTCCGGATAATGTGCGCCGCGTTCACCTGATCGCGGCCTGCGGCACGGCCATGGCGGCCCTGGCCTGCATGCTTCAGGAACTGGGCTACGCGGTCACCGGCTCGGACCGGAACGTCTATCCGCCCATGAGCGTTCTGCTGGCCGACCGGGGCATCGCCGTGGCCTCCGGGTTTTCCGGAGACAACCTGGCCTATGGCCCCGACCTGGTGGTGGTGGGAAACGCCGTTTCCCGCGACAACCCGGAAGTCATTAAGACAGGGGAGATGAACCTTCCCTACTGTTCCATGCCCCAGGCCATCAACCATTTTGCCGCCGCCGGCCGGAAAATCCTGATGGTCTGCGGCACCCACGGCAAGACCACCACCTCCTCCCTTCTGGCCGGAATTCTCCATTCGGCCGGTTTTGACCCTTCCTTTGTCATCGGCGGCGTGGTCAAAGATTTCGGCGGCAATTACCGGTTGGGCAAGGGCCCTCACATGGTCATCGAGGGCGACGAGTATGATACGGCCTTCTTTGATAAGGGATCGAAATTCCTTCATTATCCAGCGGTTGCCACCATTTTGACCAGCGTGGAGTTCGACCACGCCGATATCTTCGCCGATCTTGACGCGGTCAAGAAGAGTTTTGACCGGCTGCTTTCCGGCCTACCGTCGGAGAGCACGGTGTTTGCCTTTGACGATGACAAAAACATCGACGAACTGGTCGGTAACCGGTCCTGCCGGATCGTCCGCTACGGCCGCAAGGAGGATTCGGACTGGCGGCTGGGCCGGGTGACGGCCCGGACGGGCCGGACGGATTTTGAGATCATCCGTTCCGGCAGGCTGGTGGGGGAATACACCAGCCCCTTGAGCGGCCGCCATAACCTGTACAACGCCCTGGCGGCGTTTGCCTGCGCCGAGATGGTCGGCGTTCCCCATGACGCCATCGGCCGGGCCCTGGCCGGGTTCGGCGGGGTCAAGCGGCGGCAGGAGGTTCGGGGAATAAAAAACGGCATCACCGTCATGGATGATTTCGCCCATCACCCCACGGCGGTGACGGAAACTTTGGCCGGAATCCGCAGCTTTTACCCGGATGCCCGGCTGATCGCGGTGTTTGAGCCGCGCACCAACACCAGCATGCGCAACGTGTTTCAGGCGGAGTACGCCCGGGCTTTTGACGCCGCCGACCTGGTCTGCGTCAGCCGGCCGCCCCTGCCGGAAAAAGTGCCGGAAGGCCAGCGCTTTTCCTCCGACCAGCTGGCGGCCGATCTGGCCGCCCGGGGCAAGGAGGCGCATGTTTTCAAGAACGCCGACGAGATCGTTGACTTTCTCGTGCCCCGGGCCCGTCCCGGCGACCTGATCCTGGTCATGTCCAACGGCGGGTTTGATAATATACACGAAAAACTTTTATCTCGGCTGTAG
- a CDS encoding TolC family protein, which produces MNIRFIMVVFLWLLAAGLAAGAEENPPAPAGYALPDLYKLALERAETIKIAEADLGIAQNYKDAAFSALMPRITAFDRYVRNTEANFNQPEQSNAWGGLLTYTFTLNGRELLAFGIAADNVEGKEYQLREAKENYLLTVAATYFDALKASEMETAAEENLERLEKHRAAVEARLRLGEVTRPDVYRTDAELSSARADLTEAQNARYLTESSLSRLVGLDASFIIAPPPVTGITPLSKENLADLQGRALLLRPDLRTRKVAEKIAQSQIRLEKSAYWPTVTLEGGYAYTDVEPKEFRPEEESIHGGVSVSVPIFDGGLRKASTGTAEAELEKARLAREALEKDIRVEVEQAWRDLSSRLRRREALFDKLTFARENFAAVSRQFENGLATSIDKIDANTLFTQAAKELAVAEFECAIASLRLEKATGTFFETVMGVLTDI; this is translated from the coding sequence ATGAATATACGATTTATCATGGTTGTTTTTCTGTGGCTGCTGGCGGCGGGATTGGCCGCCGGCGCGGAAGAAAATCCGCCGGCGCCCGCGGGTTATGCCCTGCCCGACCTTTACAAACTGGCGTTGGAGCGGGCTGAAACCATCAAAATAGCCGAGGCCGATCTGGGTATCGCGCAGAACTACAAGGACGCCGCCTTTTCCGCCCTGATGCCCAGAATAACAGCTTTTGACCGATACGTTCGCAATACCGAGGCCAATTTCAATCAACCCGAACAATCCAACGCCTGGGGGGGGCTGCTGACTTACACGTTTACGCTTAACGGCCGGGAGCTTCTGGCCTTCGGCATTGCCGCGGACAATGTCGAGGGAAAAGAGTATCAACTACGCGAAGCAAAGGAAAACTATCTGCTGACGGTGGCCGCCACCTATTTTGACGCGCTCAAAGCCTCGGAAATGGAAACAGCGGCCGAAGAAAACCTGGAACGGCTGGAAAAGCACCGGGCCGCGGTGGAGGCCCGGCTGCGACTGGGCGAGGTGACCCGGCCCGACGTCTACCGCACCGACGCCGAACTTTCCAGCGCCCGGGCCGACCTGACCGAAGCGCAAAACGCCCGCTACCTGACCGAATCCTCATTGAGCCGTCTGGTGGGTCTTGACGCCTCTTTTATCATTGCACCACCCCCGGTTACCGGCATTACGCCTCTTTCTAAAGAAAACCTGGCCGATCTCCAGGGCCGGGCGCTTCTGCTTCGACCGGACCTGCGGACCCGAAAAGTGGCCGAGAAGATAGCGCAATCCCAGATCAGGCTGGAAAAAAGCGCCTACTGGCCCACTGTCACCCTGGAAGGGGGGTACGCTTACACCGACGTGGAGCCGAAAGAATTCCGACCGGAGGAGGAGAGCATTCATGGCGGCGTATCGGTCAGTGTGCCGATCTTTGACGGCGGCCTGCGCAAGGCCAGTACGGGAACGGCCGAGGCCGAGCTGGAAAAGGCCCGGCTGGCCCGGGAGGCGCTGGAGAAGGATATCCGGGTGGAAGTGGAGCAGGCCTGGCGCGACCTCTCCTCCCGGCTTCGGCGGCGCGAGGCCCTTTTCGACAAACTGACTTTTGCCCGGGAAAACTTTGCCGCGGTTTCCAGGCAGTTTGAGAACGGACTGGCCACCAGCATTGATAAGATCGACGCCAACACCCTTTTTACCCAGGCGGCCAAGGAACTGGCCGTGGCCGAATTTGAATGCGCCATTGCTTCCCTTCGCCTGGAAAAGGCCACCGGTACGTTTTTTGAAACCGTTATGGGGGTTTTAACCGACATATGA
- a CDS encoding TetR/AcrR family transcriptional regulator: MKRPSRTERKALIIQAAVGVFAEKGYTRTLMAEVASAAQIGKGTVYEYFKSKDDLFFAVFKHVIQESGDIAEAALRKAAGKSAARRLMALNSAIVSWIARHRHFYTLSMEFWAAAVSASPEKRTRMETEVRDIYERFRRIVAGIIQGGMTDGEFKKEVNSRAIAAAMVGSWDGLGVQAWFDPGFKIEKTSQAYMKLLVSGMLANR, encoded by the coding sequence ATGAAACGTCCCAGTCGAACAGAGCGCAAAGCGCTGATCATTCAGGCGGCGGTCGGCGTGTTTGCCGAAAAGGGCTATACCCGTACGCTGATGGCCGAGGTGGCGTCGGCCGCCCAAATCGGCAAGGGCACGGTGTACGAATATTTCAAAAGCAAGGATGACCTTTTTTTCGCCGTGTTCAAACATGTGATTCAGGAAAGCGGCGATATCGCTGAAGCGGCTTTGAGAAAAGCGGCCGGGAAAAGTGCCGCCCGTCGGCTGATGGCCCTCAACAGCGCCATTGTTTCATGGATCGCCCGGCACCGGCACTTCTACACTTTGAGCATGGAGTTCTGGGCGGCCGCGGTGTCCGCCTCCCCGGAGAAGAGGACCCGGATGGAAACGGAAGTCCGGGACATTTACGAAAGGTTCCGCCGGATCGTGGCCGGCATTATCCAGGGCGGGATGACCGACGGCGAATTTAAAAAAGAGGTCAACTCCCGGGCCATTGCCGCGGCCATGGTGGGATCCTGGGACGGCCTGGGAGTCCAGGCCTGGTTTGATCCGGGTTTTAAGATTGAAAAAACATCACAGGCCTACATGAAGCTGCTCGTCAGCGGCATGCTGGCGAACAGGTGA
- a CDS encoding efflux RND transporter permease subunit, whose amino-acid sequence MIISDTAIKNRVSVMVLAFIILVTGTWCYLALPRESAPDIEIPHVFVSTTYRGVASQDIETSITIPIEKKLKNLDDVKKIVSVSSEGISYIDIEFIPGTNIDDVLQKVKNKVDDAAPDLPTDLENDPSVYEVNFSDVPIVVYSFAGPYNMRTLKKIADDLEDEIEAISGVLEAEVTGTREREIRIEVDPDKLAYYRIPITAFQTVVPGENQNTTGGTVTLGDGRFQVRVPGEFETPEEVYGLVVATHQGRPIYLKDVAVVVDDFKDETSRSRLDGHNAVNISVKKRAGENIIAIAEAVDALIVQRRTQWPPGITVTKLMDQAKDIHNMVKDLENNILSGLLLVVGVLLFSLGLRNAVLVGLAIPFSMLLSFIVLYALGVTLNMVVLFSLTLALGMLVDNAIVIVENIYRYMEQGVPRLQAAMAATSEVSYPVIGSTLTTVAAFFPMIFWPGIMGEFMKYLPITLVVTLSSSLFVAMVINPALATYYMKLKAGGAVPGRSMTAEEMLRGGEKPVEIKGRVLMFYSRMMREVLDNPGKVLFGAFGMMVGCILLWLIVVGVDRPVEFFPSIQPNNIYINVDPPEGADIDYIDKVVRRVEIAVSGVRADHPEALDHIPLDLYEAAYRSKSHETRKGTVFEGPSDLANIEHVYATSALKASTSIFSQTSASHLGVQFIDLEDRHHPTFDEIQEIRGRIRDIPGARISIKEEDQGPPTGAPINIEISGTDYRVLGVLAQKIREAISQLPHIEDVRDDYVESIPSIEITIDRQKASEFGLSTGIIGYALKTAYNGVDVSTFREAGDDYDISVRLPEKDRRNTDVLRKLLIPAPNGELVPLTTLADIRHTGTIGDITRIDHKRVITVKANVDETQVPGSVLRIQAEKLLSGFALPPGYQLTFTGESEEQEEAGKFLSKAFVVAVLLIFLILVTQFNSVMQPFIIMTSVLLSLGGAFLGLVLINAPFSIIMTGVGIISLAGVVVNNAIVLIDYTNKLRAGGMPLREAVIAGGATRLRPVMLTAVTTVLGLIPMVTGVSINFTDFNISLVSESSQYWRSMASVVIWGLTMATFLTLVVVPTLYTLFDDLPGKLKRLTRPAEG is encoded by the coding sequence ATGATTATTTCCGATACCGCCATAAAAAACCGCGTCAGCGTGATGGTGCTGGCGTTTATCATTTTGGTCACCGGCACCTGGTGCTACCTGGCCCTTCCCCGGGAGAGCGCTCCGGACATTGAAATTCCCCACGTGTTTGTCTCCACCACTTACCGGGGCGTGGCCTCCCAGGATATCGAGACGTCCATCACCATCCCCATCGAGAAAAAGCTGAAAAATCTGGATGACGTCAAGAAGATCGTGTCGGTCAGCTCCGAAGGCATCTCCTACATCGATATCGAGTTTATTCCCGGCACCAATATCGACGACGTGCTGCAGAAGGTGAAAAACAAGGTGGACGATGCGGCACCCGACCTGCCCACGGACCTGGAGAACGACCCGTCGGTGTACGAGGTGAATTTTTCTGACGTGCCCATCGTGGTCTACTCGTTTGCCGGCCCTTACAACATGCGAACCCTGAAAAAGATCGCCGACGATCTGGAGGACGAGATCGAGGCCATCTCCGGCGTCCTGGAAGCGGAGGTCACCGGCACCCGGGAGCGGGAAATCCGTATCGAGGTGGATCCGGACAAGCTGGCCTATTACCGCATTCCCATCACCGCGTTCCAGACCGTGGTGCCCGGTGAGAACCAGAACACGACCGGCGGAACGGTAACGCTGGGTGACGGGCGATTCCAGGTGCGCGTACCCGGCGAGTTTGAAACACCGGAGGAGGTATACGGACTGGTGGTGGCCACCCACCAGGGACGGCCCATCTATTTAAAGGACGTGGCCGTGGTGGTGGACGACTTCAAGGACGAGACCAGCCGGTCCCGGCTGGACGGCCACAACGCCGTCAATATTTCCGTCAAGAAACGGGCCGGTGAGAACATCATTGCCATCGCTGAGGCCGTTGACGCCCTGATCGTCCAGCGCCGGACCCAGTGGCCGCCGGGCATCACCGTGACTAAGCTTATGGATCAGGCCAAGGATATACACAACATGGTCAAGGACCTGGAAAACAATATTCTGTCCGGCCTGCTGCTGGTGGTCGGGGTGCTGCTGTTCTCCCTGGGGCTTCGCAATGCCGTGCTGGTGGGCCTGGCCATCCCCTTTTCCATGCTGCTCTCCTTTATCGTGCTCTATGCCCTGGGCGTGACGCTGAACATGGTGGTACTGTTTTCCCTGACCCTGGCCCTGGGCATGCTGGTGGACAACGCCATCGTGATCGTGGAGAACATCTACCGTTACATGGAGCAGGGCGTGCCCCGGCTCCAGGCGGCCATGGCCGCCACCTCGGAAGTGTCCTACCCGGTCATCGGTTCCACCCTGACCACGGTGGCCGCCTTTTTCCCCATGATTTTCTGGCCCGGCATTATGGGCGAGTTCATGAAATACCTGCCCATCACCCTGGTGGTCACTCTTTCCTCCAGCCTTTTTGTCGCCATGGTCATCAATCCGGCCCTGGCTACCTATTACATGAAATTGAAGGCCGGCGGCGCCGTGCCCGGACGGAGCATGACGGCGGAGGAGATGCTCAGGGGCGGTGAAAAACCCGTCGAGATCAAAGGCCGCGTCCTGATGTTTTACAGCCGCATGATGCGCGAGGTGCTGGATAACCCCGGCAAGGTGCTGTTCGGCGCCTTCGGCATGATGGTCGGCTGCATCCTGCTGTGGCTGATCGTGGTGGGCGTGGACCGGCCGGTGGAATTTTTCCCATCCATTCAGCCCAATAACATCTACATCAACGTGGACCCGCCGGAGGGGGCCGACATCGATTATATCGACAAGGTCGTCCGCCGGGTGGAGATCGCCGTGTCCGGGGTACGGGCCGACCACCCGGAAGCCCTCGACCATATTCCGCTGGACCTGTATGAGGCCGCTTACCGGTCCAAGTCCCATGAAACCCGGAAGGGCACGGTGTTCGAAGGCCCCAGCGACCTGGCCAACATCGAGCATGTGTACGCCACCAGCGCGCTCAAGGCCAGCACCAGCATTTTTTCCCAGACCAGCGCCAGCCACCTGGGCGTTCAGTTTATCGACCTGGAGGATCGCCACCACCCCACCTTTGATGAGATTCAGGAGATCCGGGGGCGCATCCGCGACATTCCCGGCGCCCGCATCTCCATCAAGGAGGAAGACCAGGGACCGCCCACCGGCGCACCGATCAACATCGAGATTTCCGGCACCGACTACCGGGTTCTGGGCGTACTGGCCCAGAAAATCCGGGAGGCCATCTCCCAGCTTCCCCACATCGAGGACGTGCGGGATGATTACGTGGAATCGATCCCCTCCATCGAGATCACTATTGACCGGCAGAAGGCGTCGGAGTTCGGCCTGTCCACCGGCATCATCGGCTATGCCCTGAAGACCGCGTATAACGGCGTCGACGTATCCACCTTTCGGGAGGCGGGCGATGACTATGACATCAGCGTCCGCCTGCCGGAAAAGGACCGTCGGAACACCGACGTGCTGCGGAAGCTGCTGATCCCGGCGCCCAACGGCGAACTGGTGCCTTTAACCACCCTGGCCGACATCCGCCACACCGGCACCATCGGCGACATCACCCGCATCGACCACAAACGGGTGATCACGGTCAAGGCCAACGTGGATGAAACCCAGGTGCCGGGAAGCGTGCTGCGCATACAGGCGGAAAAGCTGTTGTCCGGGTTTGCCCTGCCGCCGGGATACCAGCTTACCTTCACGGGAGAAAGCGAAGAACAGGAAGAGGCCGGAAAATTTTTATCCAAGGCTTTCGTCGTGGCCGTGCTCCTGATTTTCCTGATCCTGGTGACCCAGTTCAACTCGGTGATGCAGCCCTTTATCATCATGACCTCGGTCCTGCTCTCCCTGGGCGGGGCCTTTCTGGGACTGGTTCTGATCAACGCGCCTTTCTCCATCATCATGACCGGCGTGGGCATCATCTCCCTGGCCGGCGTGGTGGTGAACAACGCCATCGTGCTGATCGACTACACCAATAAGCTGCGGGCCGGGGGCATGCCCCTGCGCGAAGCGGTCATTGCCGGGGGCGCCACGCGGTTGCGGCCGGTGATGCTCACGGCCGTGACCACCGTGCTGGGGCTGATCCCCATGGTGACCGGCGTCTCCATCAACTTCACGGATTTTAATATCTCCCTGGTCAGCGAATCCTCCCAGTACTGGCGCTCCATGGCCAGCGTGGTGATCTGGGGCTTGACCATGGCCACTTTTCTGACCCTGGTGGTGGTGCCCACCCTCTATACCCTGTTTGACGATCTGCCCGGTAAGCTGAAACGCCTTACCCGCCCGGCGGAGGGGTAA
- a CDS encoding glycosyltransferase family 4 protein, with protein sequence MNNDRPLRICILSYRSNPHCGGQGVYVRNLSHGLSRLGHSVEVVSGPPDPQLKDGVKLTQLPCLDLYNPENLFRMPSRQELSQPINFMEWFGVSTMGFPEPFTFGLRAYEFLKKHHRQYDIVHDNQSLSYGVWAIGRKMPTVVTIHHPITRDREIAMRSTRSHMVRLKHMRWYSFIGMQKRVARTFPRIITVSECSRDDICRDFDIPFGRFAVVPNGINTELFYPMTEIPREPDRVIVTNSADTPLKGLYHLLRAVAMIAAERSIRLTVIGTPKENGGVLRLVEKLGIGQLITFTGRIDHDAFVRHYAVSTVAVVPSVYEGFGLPAGEAMACGIPVISTSGGALPEVVGDAGIIVPPGDPRALAEAIVRVFDNPGLAAELGRKGYARVHQRFTWEKAALETVRVYREVIRGYR encoded by the coding sequence GTGAACAACGACAGACCGCTTCGCATCTGCATATTGAGTTACCGCAGCAATCCCCATTGCGGCGGCCAGGGGGTTTATGTCCGGAACCTGAGCCACGGGCTTTCCCGGCTCGGTCACAGCGTGGAGGTGGTCTCCGGCCCGCCGGACCCCCAGTTAAAAGACGGGGTCAAGCTGACCCAGCTGCCCTGCCTGGACCTGTATAACCCGGAAAATCTCTTCCGAATGCCGTCCCGGCAGGAACTGTCCCAGCCCATCAATTTCATGGAGTGGTTCGGCGTTTCTACCATGGGCTTTCCCGAACCGTTTACCTTTGGCTTGAGAGCCTACGAATTTTTAAAAAAGCATCACCGGCAATACGATATCGTCCACGACAACCAGAGCCTGTCCTACGGCGTCTGGGCCATCGGCCGGAAGATGCCGACGGTGGTCACCATTCATCACCCCATTACCCGGGACCGGGAAATCGCCATGCGCAGCACCCGTTCGCACATGGTGCGCCTGAAACATATGCGCTGGTATTCATTTATCGGCATGCAGAAAAGGGTGGCCCGGACGTTTCCGCGCATCATCACCGTTTCCGAATGCTCCCGTGATGATATCTGCCGGGACTTTGACATTCCCTTCGGCCGGTTTGCCGTGGTTCCCAACGGCATCAACACCGAACTGTTTTATCCCATGACGGAAATTCCCCGGGAGCCCGACCGGGTCATCGTCACCAACAGCGCCGACACCCCGCTGAAAGGTCTTTACCATCTGCTGCGGGCCGTGGCCATGATCGCCGCCGAGCGGAGCATCAGGCTGACGGTGATCGGCACGCCCAAGGAAAACGGCGGCGTCCTCCGGCTGGTGGAAAAGCTCGGCATCGGCCAGCTGATCACCTTCACCGGCCGGATCGATCACGATGCCTTCGTCCGGCACTACGCCGTCTCCACGGTGGCGGTGGTGCCGTCCGTGTACGAGGGGTTCGGCCTGCCGGCCGGTGAAGCCATGGCCTGCGGCATCCCTGTCATCAGCACCTCCGGCGGGGCTCTGCCGGAAGTGGTCGGCGACGCCGGCATCATCGTGCCGCCCGGAGACCCCCGGGCCCTGGCCGAAGCCATCGTCCGGGTGTTCGACAACCCTGGCCTGGCGGCCGAACTGGGCCGTAAAGGATACGCGCGGGTGCATCAGCGGTTCACCTGGGAAAAGGCCGCCCTGGAGACGGTGCGGGTATACCGGGAGGTGATCCGTGGTTACCGCTGA